A genomic window from Pseudoalteromonas piratica includes:
- a CDS encoding class I SAM-dependent methyltransferase, whose amino-acid sequence MKLTVKAIVTALSLTLAGCASTDIDTLLTKTATADNRSSENKARDQYRHPKETLAFFGLQPNMTVVEIWPGGGWYTEILAPVLKRDGQYFAAHFPSDSEVKYYQRSLNQFQDKLANDSLYENVTLSEFYPGTHHNIAPAGSADMVLTFRNLHNWYMQKDIEGINEAFKAFFTALKPGGVLGVVDHRLPENRDSAKAKRSGYVKQSWVIEHAEKAGFILEAVSEVNANPLDTADHEKGVWTLPPRLALGEKDITKYKAIGESDRMTLKFRKPE is encoded by the coding sequence ATGAAACTCACAGTAAAAGCCATCGTAACTGCCCTGTCGCTTACTTTAGCTGGATGTGCATCGACCGATATCGATACATTGCTTACCAAAACTGCAACTGCTGATAACCGCTCAAGCGAAAATAAAGCACGTGATCAGTACCGTCACCCGAAAGAAACTTTGGCATTTTTTGGCCTTCAGCCAAATATGACAGTTGTTGAAATTTGGCCTGGCGGCGGTTGGTATACTGAAATTTTGGCACCTGTGTTAAAACGTGACGGCCAATATTTTGCAGCTCATTTTCCTTCTGACTCAGAAGTAAAATATTACCAACGTTCTCTTAACCAATTTCAAGATAAATTGGCTAACGATAGTTTATACGAGAATGTCACACTTTCTGAGTTTTACCCAGGCACACACCATAATATCGCGCCAGCAGGCAGTGCTGATATGGTGCTCACATTCCGCAATTTACATAACTGGTATATGCAAAAAGACATTGAGGGTATCAATGAAGCCTTTAAAGCGTTTTTTACTGCTCTTAAGCCTGGCGGCGTGCTAGGTGTAGTAGATCACCGTCTACCAGAAAACCGTGATAGCGCCAAAGCGAAACGCTCTGGTTATGTAAAGCAAAGCTGGGTGATTGAACACGCGGAAAAAGCAGGATTTATTTTAGAAGCTGTTAGCGAAGTTAACGCCAATCCATTAGACACAGCCGATCATGAAAAAGGTGTTTGGACCTTACCTCCGCGTTTAGCACTTGGTGAAAAAGATATCACCAAATATAAAGCGATTGGTGAAAGTGATCGTATGACATTAAAGTTTAGAAAACCTGAA